From Burkholderiales bacterium, one genomic window encodes:
- a CDS encoding phospholipase D family protein — translation MRAVLLGPVMADLRRIGLESDYVAIASAFYSRQRLEALRVRAERLDLFVRLNCSDLTEWINGAVDPAALLVFSKQLIRRSVQVRIFIGSTAHAKVYLGEKGFLVGSANLTVRGFAGLADEILWYESDPGARRAMTSALKRYGASLRQLELEELSDFVEKNRGAVNKARAKLGLTPQTMRPMEDTIPPSIIRPPRLGDFEDFVRWLDRQQGDAPKLIARRARGEGQLSGHIKRNFFGLRQFFIAHPTEMREALRQNPDAYALHHDPRMQSALRTFVLREAVNEDALSVSVWRTYLPYSVGGKPKTGGGTSGNLKRMIPLVARYLETKVKARGT, via the coding sequence ATGAGAGCAGTGCTCCTTGGCCCTGTAATGGCCGACCTTCGCCGTATCGGGCTTGAGTCCGACTACGTTGCAATTGCATCCGCTTTCTACTCGAGGCAACGGCTGGAAGCACTTCGAGTCCGTGCGGAGCGGCTAGATTTGTTCGTGCGGTTGAACTGCTCTGATTTGACTGAATGGATCAATGGTGCCGTCGATCCAGCTGCGCTCCTTGTTTTCAGTAAACAACTTATCCGGAGATCGGTGCAGGTGCGGATCTTTATCGGCTCTACTGCACACGCGAAAGTCTACCTCGGTGAAAAGGGATTCTTGGTCGGAAGTGCGAACTTGACCGTTCGCGGCTTCGCTGGCCTCGCAGACGAAATCCTTTGGTACGAAAGCGATCCTGGCGCTCGGCGCGCGATGACATCAGCGCTTAAGAGGTACGGGGCAAGCCTGCGGCAGCTTGAGTTAGAAGAGCTATCGGATTTCGTGGAGAAAAATCGGGGTGCGGTGAACAAAGCACGCGCCAAGCTTGGCCTCACACCACAAACAATGCGCCCTATGGAGGATACCATTCCTCCGTCGATTATCAGACCACCGAGGCTTGGAGACTTCGAAGATTTTGTCCGATGGCTTGATCGCCAGCAGGGTGATGCTCCCAAGCTAATCGCTCGACGTGCTCGAGGCGAAGGTCAGCTGTCCGGTCACATCAAGCGCAATTTCTTTGGCCTACGCCAATTTTTCATCGCGCATCCTACTGAAATGCGAGAAGCGCTTCGCCAAAATCCTGATGCCTACGCTCTCCATCACGACCCTCGAATGCAGAGCGCACTTCGAACATTTGTGCTTCGGGAGGCGGTGAACGAAGATGCCCTATCCGTAAGCGTCTGGCGCACTTATCTGCCGTATTCAGTTGGAGGCAAACCGAAAACCGGCGGTGGTACTAGCGGGAACCTGAAGCGAATGATTCCACTTGTTGCTAGATACCTAGAAACGAAAGTGAAGGCACGTGGCACATGA